Genomic DNA from Jejubacter calystegiae:
GTTGGTCTGATTATGCAGGGCAAAGGTGTTTTGCGGAATCATCTTCCGGTTATATGCGAAGATCGGCAAGGTAATACGTGCAGCGGTGTGATAACCAGCGGTTCGTTTTCCCCCACGCTGCATTGCAGTATCGCCCTTGCGCGGGTACCGACAAACGTGGTCGATCAGGCGAGCGTTATTTTGCGAGGTGAACCGCAGGTAGTTCGGATCGTAAAACCCGTCTTCGTTCGCAACGGCAAGCGTGTTGTTGATTAACATTTCTGGAACATGTCTAAATTTCCAGACGTTACAGCAGCAGAGAATATAACAAGGGAACATGCGTTATGAACAATATTCCGACAGAACTTAAATATACCGATACGCACGAGTGGTTAAAAGATGAAGGCAATGGTTTATATCGGGTAGGCATCACTGAACACGCGCAGTCATTATTGGGTGATATGGTTTTTATTGATTTGCCTGAAAGTCAAAAAAACTATGAGATGAATGAAAATTGTGCAACGGCAGAGTCGGTTAAAGCTGCTTCAGATATTTACGCGCCAATCAGCGGAGAAGTTATTGAGGTCAACGCCGGGCTTGTGGATATGCCTGAGCTCATTAACCATTCACCCTATGAAGATGGCTGGATATTCGTTATTAAGAGCAGTGATCCGTCACAACTGAATGATCTTTATAGTCCTCAGGAGTATCAAGCGCTTATCGCCGAGTAATTTATGACTTTGAT
This window encodes:
- the gcvH gene encoding glycine cleavage system protein GcvH, with amino-acid sequence MNNIPTELKYTDTHEWLKDEGNGLYRVGITEHAQSLLGDMVFIDLPESQKNYEMNENCATAESVKAASDIYAPISGEVIEVNAGLVDMPELINHSPYEDGWIFVIKSSDPSQLNDLYSPQEYQALIAE